From Flavipsychrobacter sp., a single genomic window includes:
- a CDS encoding gliding motility-associated C-terminal domain-containing protein, which translates to MRLLSIIVLVLFSLNSSTAQMQNNNWCFGNNAGVSFNGGTLAPFVSNIRTNEGVAAVSHRTTGALLFYTSTAVAYNRNFTAMPNGNGIGTDNAGTCAQGVHIAPYVNDTNKFFVFTMSAYGTNGRLSYSVIDMTLDGGLGDVIAGQKYIPIDSGFSEGMVITEGCKTYWLVAFKRSTADFYAYQITSTGINTTPVISNTAYAYRTAGLATMKVSPDRTTLGIVSYHGTPGTYVGIHDFNPVTGTVTNGRVIDSGNPAGFYSCEFSPNSKLLYVAAFGDRNIYQYDLSQATTAAIAASKQTVNSGGNVNVGTLQIGPDSNIYAATRTSSLARISNPNGVVPNCVYTANVVTAITGTAVTLGLPQAVVHPIGSGGVGNFITSRDTLVCLKQPIVLYGRSGQTSYEWQDGSTGNTLSVSAEGTYWVRSPDTCGFFTDTVIVKNKRDTVSTTIDTMMCNRSSIEIRPSKNVANATYLWNTGSTDNKLTITQTGNYFVTTTEICDVTIDSFNVEALAVQVNVLQADTTICYGDTLLLSATVNPSVAKLKWNTEDTTLTTKASAAGRYRLEANFDGCIGYGDVYVENFPRISIELGPNREICADEPILLPEIATSEQTDVYLWQDGSTDRKFRVKEAGVYYVTVSNHCQTIRDTVTVTVRNCRLFFPDAFTPNGDGKNDIARFLGDLAYVTEYELHIFNRWGEEVFASNDIKAGWDGTHKGEPAVVDTYYYYIKYKYHGKDQIWKDNLILVR; encoded by the coding sequence ATGCGCCTACTGTCCATCATAGTACTTGTTCTATTTTCCCTCAATAGCAGTACTGCACAAATGCAAAATAACAACTGGTGTTTTGGTAACAATGCCGGTGTCAGTTTTAATGGTGGTACGTTAGCCCCATTTGTTTCTAATATAAGAACTAACGAAGGCGTAGCCGCAGTAAGTCATAGAACTACTGGTGCATTATTATTTTATACCAGCACAGCCGTAGCTTACAACAGAAACTTTACTGCCATGCCCAATGGTAATGGTATAGGTACTGATAATGCGGGTACTTGTGCGCAAGGTGTGCATATAGCCCCTTATGTAAATGATACGAATAAGTTCTTCGTCTTTACCATGTCGGCCTATGGAACTAATGGTAGGCTCTCTTATTCTGTAATAGACATGACCCTTGATGGTGGGCTTGGAGATGTTATTGCTGGGCAAAAGTATATTCCAATAGATAGTGGCTTCTCAGAAGGTATGGTGATCACCGAAGGGTGTAAGACCTATTGGTTGGTAGCCTTTAAAAGAAGTACAGCTGATTTCTATGCTTATCAAATTACTTCTACTGGTATTAATACAACGCCTGTTATTTCCAATACAGCTTATGCTTATCGCACGGCGGGCTTGGCTACGATGAAGGTATCGCCCGACAGAACTACGTTAGGAATTGTATCCTATCATGGTACACCTGGTACTTATGTTGGTATTCACGATTTTAATCCCGTAACGGGAACGGTAACCAATGGTAGGGTGATAGATTCGGGCAACCCTGCCGGTTTTTATAGCTGTGAGTTTTCGCCCAATAGCAAATTGCTTTACGTAGCCGCCTTTGGCGATCGCAATATTTATCAGTACGATCTGTCTCAGGCTACCACAGCTGCTATTGCTGCCTCCAAGCAAACGGTAAATAGTGGTGGAAATGTAAATGTAGGTACACTACAAATAGGGCCTGATAGTAATATATATGCAGCTACAAGAACATCTTCTTTAGCACGCATAAGCAACCCCAATGGTGTAGTGCCCAACTGTGTCTATACCGCTAATGTGGTAACTGCAATTACGGGCACAGCAGTTACGCTGGGTTTACCTCAGGCGGTAGTGCACCCTATTGGCTCGGGAGGGGTAGGCAATTTTATTACCTCAAGAGATACCTTAGTTTGCCTGAAACAACCGATAGTATTGTATGGCCGCAGCGGACAAACGAGTTATGAATGGCAAGATGGTAGTACTGGTAATACTCTTTCTGTAAGTGCAGAAGGTACTTATTGGGTGCGCTCTCCCGATACATGTGGTTTCTTTACCGATACGGTAATAGTAAAGAACAAAAGAGATACGGTAAGCACGACTATAGATACAATGATGTGTAATCGTAGTTCTATAGAGATACGCCCTAGTAAAAATGTTGCCAATGCTACCTACTTATGGAATACCGGTAGTACGGATAATAAACTCACCATCACGCAAACAGGCAATTATTTTGTGACCACTACCGAAATATGTGATGTGACCATTGATAGTTTTAATGTAGAGGCATTGGCGGTACAAGTGAATGTACTGCAAGCAGATACGACCATATGTTATGGAGATACGCTCTTGCTGTCGGCAACGGTAAACCCATCTGTAGCCAAGCTAAAATGGAATACAGAGGATACTACACTAACAACTAAAGCTTCCGCTGCAGGACGCTACAGGCTGGAAGCTAATTTTGATGGCTGCATCGGCTATGGTGATGTGTATGTAGAAAATTTCCCACGCATCAGTATAGAGCTGGGACCAAATAGAGAGATATGTGCTGATGAACCTATTCTGTTGCCAGAGATAGCTACCTCTGAACAAACAGATGTGTACCTATGGCAAGACGGTAGCACGGATAGAAAATTCAGAGTGAAGGAAGCGGGTGTATATTATGTAACCGTATCTAACCACTGCCAAACAATAAGAGACACGGTGACGGTAACGGTGCGCAACTGTCGTTTGTTCTTCCCTGATGCCTTTACACCCAATGGAGATGGTAAGAATGATATTGCACGTTTCTTAGGCGACTTGGCTTATGTTACAGAATACGAGTTGCACATCTTCAATCGTTGGGGCGAAGAGGTGTTTGCCAGTAATGATATAAAAGCAGGGTGGGATGGTACACATAAAGGCGAACCTGCAGTTGTAGATACCTATTACTACTACATTAAGTACAAGTATCATGGCAAAGACCAAATATGGAAAGATAACCTGATACTGGTGAGGTAA
- a CDS encoding gliding motility-associated C-terminal domain-containing protein yields the protein MRSTPLVFMLLLVCGMVHAQQQNNVWAMGFGVGVSFNSSPPVGITTSMQSVEAAASVSDRKTGALLFYTDGVNLYDANHNITPNGKGVGDDTTRSSEQGVVIVPFVNDTNKYYLFTISGHSFNGTLSYTVVDKTLNGGLGDVVTGQKNIFLANDFTEAMTVVEQEKCNRLWLIALKKDSHDFYAYEITKDGLDTAATISTVGYVNTAINTAALKISPNRKKIALAAISARQYDGGNSYLAVHDFDIYTGRISNGIVIDNLERASLYGCEFSPNSELLYSCNYIDVEILQFDITLPDAPTIKGSRKVINGVMLATLGGLQMGPDSNIYISKYKGKGLDRISNSNARYPNCVYTVDAITMPSGETGLTMPQPVMYAGGSGDVGHTTSSKDTTVCLQAPMMLRSSTSNGGHTWQDGRGGSTYQVSQSGTYWVRTNNKCVRHTDTINVQVETLSVMVSGGDTTICKGDSVLLTTNTLPASATYKWSNGSTAPSLKVGAKDIYQLIVNYLGCTDTSYASIAHYPDVKVDLGADQQLCKGDELALPKTVVAEPTDKYLWQDGSASTTYTVKGPGTYHLSVSNQCKTVTDTINITERNCHFFFPSVFTPNYDGRNDLARMVGDINTVTDYELRIINRWGEVVFFTDDATKGWDGNYKGTPAEVGTYYYLISYKYLKEKELMKGTLLLLR from the coding sequence ATGCGAAGCACGCCCCTGGTTTTTATGTTATTGTTGGTCTGTGGTATGGTTCATGCCCAGCAGCAAAACAATGTGTGGGCTATGGGTTTTGGAGTCGGGGTGTCATTCAATAGTAGTCCACCTGTAGGCATCACTACCAGTATGCAGAGTGTAGAGGCGGCAGCTAGTGTGTCCGACAGGAAAACAGGAGCATTGTTGTTTTATACTGATGGGGTGAACCTCTACGATGCCAACCACAATATTACTCCCAATGGTAAAGGTGTAGGAGACGATACTACACGCTCTTCTGAGCAAGGCGTGGTTATTGTACCCTTTGTGAATGATACCAATAAATATTACCTCTTTACTATATCGGGTCATAGTTTTAATGGTACGCTTAGCTATACTGTAGTAGACAAAACACTGAACGGAGGTCTGGGCGATGTTGTGACAGGACAGAAGAATATTTTTTTAGCCAACGATTTTACCGAGGCCATGACTGTTGTAGAGCAGGAGAAATGCAACAGATTGTGGTTGATCGCCTTAAAAAAAGATAGCCACGATTTCTATGCTTACGAGATCACTAAAGATGGCTTGGATACCGCAGCAACTATTTCTACAGTAGGGTATGTGAACACGGCTATTAATACTGCTGCCTTAAAGATATCGCCCAATAGAAAAAAGATAGCACTTGCTGCTATAAGTGCTAGGCAGTATGATGGTGGCAATAGCTATTTAGCCGTGCACGATTTTGATATATACACCGGTAGAATAAGCAATGGTATCGTGATCGATAATCTGGAAAGAGCCAGCCTTTATGGTTGCGAGTTTTCTCCTAATAGTGAGTTGCTGTATAGTTGCAATTATATAGATGTGGAGATATTACAATTCGATATCACGCTGCCCGATGCGCCTACCATCAAAGGGTCGAGAAAGGTGATTAACGGAGTAATGTTGGCTACACTTGGTGGCTTGCAAATGGGGCCTGATAGTAATATTTACATAAGTAAGTATAAAGGGAAAGGCTTGGATAGGATAAGCAATAGCAATGCCCGCTATCCCAACTGTGTCTATACCGTAGATGCGATAACCATGCCCAGCGGAGAAACGGGGCTGACCATGCCACAACCCGTAATGTATGCTGGCGGTAGCGGAGATGTAGGACATACTACCTCGAGTAAAGATACAACCGTGTGTTTGCAAGCGCCTATGATGTTACGTTCGTCTACTAGCAATGGCGGCCATACATGGCAAGATGGTAGAGGAGGTAGTACCTATCAGGTAAGCCAGTCGGGTACCTACTGGGTGCGCACCAATAATAAATGCGTGCGCCATACGGATACTATAAACGTACAGGTAGAAACCCTATCGGTAATGGTGTCTGGTGGTGATACTACTATTTGCAAAGGAGACTCTGTATTGCTAACTACCAATACCTTGCCTGCTAGTGCAACGTACAAATGGAGTAATGGTAGTACAGCACCTAGCTTAAAAGTAGGGGCAAAAGATATCTACCAATTAATAGTAAATTATCTAGGCTGTACCGATACCTCCTATGCCAGCATAGCGCACTACCCAGATGTGAAAGTAGACTTAGGTGCCGACCAACAACTATGTAAAGGGGATGAGCTTGCCTTGCCTAAAACAGTTGTAGCAGAGCCTACTGATAAATATTTGTGGCAGGATGGAAGTGCTTCAACTACTTATACTGTAAAAGGACCGGGTACCTATCATTTGTCGGTCAGCAACCAATGTAAAACAGTAACCGATACCATAAATATCACTGAGCGCAATTGCCATTTCTTCTTTCCAAGTGTTTTTACACCCAACTACGATGGTAGAAATGACCTCGCTCGAATGGTAGGCGATATCAATACTGTAACCGACTATGAGCTACGAATCATCAACAGATGGGGCGAGGTGGTTTTCTTTACCGATGACGCTACTAAGGGATGGGATGGAAACTATAAAGGTACTCCTGCCGAAGTAGGCACTTATTACTACCTGATATCGTATAAGTATTTGAAGGAAAAGGAATTGATGAAAGGTACTTTACTCTTGCTTCGATAG